CATCGGGATCCGTGTCATTGGCCAGCAGGCCGGTGGCAGCATCCACAATCAAATCTGTGCCCGGCCGTGTTGTGTAACTATCATCGTTGGCAACCGGAGGCTGGTTCTCCACAGCAATGGTCACGGTGCCTGTTGCAGTAGCCGTCCCGTCAGTGATGGTATATGTGAGGGTTTCGGTACCTGTAAACCCTGCATCCGGTGTGTATTCGAATGACCCGTCGGTGGCAATATTTATTACCCCGTTTACCGGTGCTTCGATCGACTGCACGGTAAGCGGGTCCCCATCGGGATCCGTGTCATTGGCCAGCAGGCCAGTGGCAGCATCCACAATCAAATCTGTGCCCGGCCGTGTTGTGTAACTATCATCGTTGGCAACCGGTGGTTGATTTGCTACAGTGGTAAAACTCCAGACCGTACTCCAGTCGCTTTGGCCGGCTGCATTGACCGCCCTCACCCTCCAGAAGTATCCAGTGGAATACGACAGTGCCGGAGCCTGGAATTCCGTGGCAGCTATTCCGGTCTCATTGACCGCGGTGCTCGAAAAGTCTGAGGCCGTGGACACCTGGATATCATAGGTTTCTGCATCGGTGGACGCCTGCCAGGTAAACAGAGGCGATACCGATACATCTGTTGCCCCATCAGCCGGTGAACTCAGCGTCACTACCCCGGGTGGACTCAACGGCTCGGCTTCGGTCGTAAAGCTCCAGACCGTACTCCAGTCACTTTGCCCGGAAGCATTAACCGCTCGTACTCTCCAGAAGTGCTGGGATTCGTAGGCCAGATCAGAAACGGTCAGTTCTAAAGCCGTGATTCCGCTTTGATCTATAATGGGTGCAGCAAAGTCACTGGTCAGTGATACCTGCACGATATAGCTGGCTGCATCAGTAGAGGCTTGCCAGCTAAGCGTCGGACTGATGGTCACGTCGACTGCTGCGTCACTAGGTGCACTTAGGGTCACAACACCCGGTGGGCTTAGCGGCTCGGCCTCTGTGGTAAAGCTCCAGACTGTACTCCAGTCGCTCTGACCGGATGCGTTTACCGCCCGGACTCTCCAGAAGTAGCCGGTTGAATAAGCCAGCTGCGGCGACTGAAATTCCGTGGCAGCAATACCGGTCTCATTGACCACGGTGCCCGAAAAATCTGAGGCCGTGGATACCTGGATATCGTAGGTTTCTGCATCGGCCGAGGCCTGCCAGGTGAACAGTGGAGCAACTGCTACATCGGAGGCGTTATCGGACGGGCTGCTCAGTGTGACTACTTCCGGCGGACTTAGTGGTTCAGCTTCCGTGGTGAAGCTCCAGACCGTGCTCCAGTCGCTTTGTCCCGCTTCATTCACAGCACGGACCCTCCAGAAGTAGCCGGTTGAATAGGCCAGCTGCGGCGACTGAAATTCCGTGGCAGCAATACCGGTCTCATTGACCACGGTGCCCGAAAAATCTGAGGCCGTGGATACCTGGATATCGTAGGTTTCTGCATCGGCCGAGGCCTGCCAGGTGAACAGTGGAGCAACTGCTACATCGGAGGCGTTATCGGACGGGCTGCTCAGTGTGACTACTTCCGGCGGACTTAGTGGTTCAGCTTCCGTGGTGAAGCTCCAGACCGTGCTCCAGTCGCTTTGTCCCGCTTCATTCACAGCACGGACCCTCCAGAAGTAGCCGGTTGAATAGGCCAGCTGTGGCGCCTGGAATTCGATCGCGGTGACCCCGGTTTCATTAACCACCGTGGAGGAAAAATCTGAAGCTGTCGATACCTGGATCTCATAAGTTGCCGCATCGGCCGAAGCCTGCCAGGAGAACAGCGGAGCGACCGCCACATCGGTGGCATTATCGGACGGTGTTGCCAATACAGGAGCATTGGGTGCCGTAAGTGCGCTTTCAACCAGAACGGTGCCGCCGAATTCGGACGTATTTCCGGTTGACGAAATGGCCAGTGCCGTAACCTGATCTCCTTCTGAAATTAAATCATTCGCTGTCAGCGATACCGCAACTTCTTTTTCCGATCCAAAGTCCGCTGTTTCATATTGTGCTGAACCTAAATAGACCTCTCCCTGCCTGTTTCCACTGTTTTTGTAGAATTCTATGCGAAGCGGATAATCTGAGTTGGCGGGATCTGACGGAACAGAGAACGTGGACGTCAGTTGAGAGACTGCACCATCATACACTGCCGATGTCAATACCGGAAAGTTCTGCAGGTTGTTGGGTCCTGTTACGGAATCATCAGCATCATTATCCGTGGTACCGTCGCCCCCCAGGTCAATACCGGTAGTCAGATTTCCAAAAATAGAGTTACCTGAAATGCGGTTGTTTAATGAATTATTATCCACAACGGTGACCCCGCTTTCATCGATTTCACCGTTACCGGCGATGATGTTTCTCAAACCGGCCCCGGTTTCATCCAATCCGATGATATTGTTGCTGGCACCCTGCTGTATTTTTATCCCATCACTGAAGTTCCCGGTATCCGCCTGAGGCGCACCATTCAGATCGGTACCGATGAAATTACCCTGAATGACGTTTCCGCTGGCGGTACCGCTGATTAGAACTCCACCTCCACGAAACAATGTGGCATTAAATATCCCGCCATTTCCGGATATCAGATTCCCGAAAGACGTGTCGTCACCGCCAAGGGTATTGTTCACCGCATCTACAAGAGCTACCCCGGAAAACCGGTTGGAAACCTTTGTCACTCCATCACTTCCCAACCCTATGATATTTCCCGTAACCACATTCCCTGTACTTTGAGACCCATTGATTTCAAGTCCATTGCTGTCGTTGCCGGACAACACGTTTGAATTAATCTGGTTATTGCCGGACTGCTCAATTCGAATGCCGTCTCTGAAGT
The sequence above is drawn from the Rhodohalobacter mucosus genome and encodes:
- a CDS encoding Ig-like domain-containing protein; this encodes MVLTTMGAAVAQNTYTVTNTDDSGTGSFRWAVDQVNADANPAIIAFDITGTGPHVIQPQSQYTSFTNSVTVDGTTQTGYADGAPVIVFDGSLTTDTPALVFTNSADNSIVRGLSIINFDSFAIRLVGGGSTIEGNFIGLDADGNVAGNGTGISVTSTTGNQIGGTNASQRNVISGNNIGIDLEAGSGQNVIEGNYIGTTSDGSASAGNKFNLQIRGSSNNTVGGSTAAQRNVISGAFFEQVDGQNEGGSGIVITSGFLSPDNRILPTGNTVQGNYIGTDVTGTVALPNERAGVLLLFGATENKIGGSAAGEGNLVSGNGLYGIYLQGSLEAPVESNDIEGNIIGLNASETADLGNTAGVFLWGENNSNTIGETTAGSANIIAGNSSTGVVLFEGGTGNSVIGNRIGLNSSGDPFGNGGSGVDIEGSSGNFIGGTLAGQGNIIANNTLDGVEVTDSGGILSLNNSILGNQIYANGGIGIDLAGDGITQNDDLDTDSGPNNLQNSPDISAYSLSSDQLSITYSLNSDPANTAYPVRVEFFRPSTDFTQARTYLGSDSYTSTDYSSGNKFVTITLPSPGDFGDGDLLVATATDAAGNTSELSAAVTGTSLFVVTNTNDSGAGSLREAMTLSNFSPQASTIQFNIPGDPPYSIAPNSPLPTLNKPVTINGTSQPGYFDGSLEPTPVIEINGTNAGTASGLELNGGNSNVLALVINNFSGNGIEIQQNGGNSIVDNFIGTTSSGDAAASNGSAGVFIDNVPNNEIVGNLISGNNSGIFLQLAGATGNVLQENIIGLDLAGNTAIPNEVDGIRLGNGPNGNEIVDNLISGNGGNGIYIFDILGFGTSNNNVSANRVGTNALTTSRIPNFRDGIRIEQSGNNQINSNVLSGNDSNGLEINGSQSTGNVVTGNIIGLGSDGVTKVSNRFSGVALVDAVNNTLGGDDTSFGNLISGNGGIFNATLFRGGGVLISGTASGNVIQGNFIGTDLNGAPQADTGNFSDGIKIQQGASNNIIGLDETGAGLRNIIAGNGEIDESGVTVVDNNSLNNRISGNSIFGNLTTGIDLGGDGTTDNDADDSVTGPNNLQNFPVLTSAVYDGAVSQLTSTFSVPSDPANSDYPLRIEFYKNSGNRQGEVYLGSAQYETADFGSEKEVAVSLTANDLISEGDQVTALAISSTGNTSEFGGTVLVESALTAPNAPVLATPSDNATDVAVAPLFSWQASADAATYEIQVSTASDFSSTVVNETGVTAIEFQAPQLAYSTGYFWRVRAVNEAGQSDWSTVWSFTTEAEPLSPPEVVTLSSPSDNASDVAVAPLFTWQASADAETYDIQVSTASDFSGTVVNETGIAATEFQSPQLAYSTGYFWRVRAVNEAGQSDWSTVWSFTTEAEPLSPPEVVTLSSPSDNASDVAVAPLFTWQASADAETYDIQVSTASDFSGTVVNETGIAATEFQSPQLAYSTGYFWRVRAVNASGQSDWSTVWSFTTEAEPLSPPGVVTLSAPSDAAVDVTISPTLSWQASTDAASYIVQVSLTSDFAAPIIDQSGITALELTVSDLAYESQHFWRVRAVNASGQSDWSTVWSFTTEAEPLSPPGVVTLSSPADGATDVSVSPLFTWQASTDAETYDIQVSTASDFSSTAVNETGIAATEFQAPALSYSTGYFWRVRAVNAAGQSDWSTVWSFTTVANQPPVANDDSYTTRPGTDLIVDAATGLLANDTDPDGDPLTVQSIEAPVNGVINIATDGSFEYTPDAGFTGTETLTYTITDGTATATGTVTIAVENQPPVANDDSYTTRPGTDLIVDAATGLLANDTDPD